The Nitrospiria bacterium genome includes a region encoding these proteins:
- a CDS encoding peptidylprolyl isomerase, giving the protein MGKAIGILILFFPLFFSCHVLTEKKRSQGEVLGNGSHQDQEQIMATVDGVSITSQHVKGMERELLPQFSGHQHLSDERMGAVKKRALVDLIQKELIFQEGKRLGIKVSLEEISHEVSKIENRFPSAKAFDERLVLENLTENEIHRGVERFLLIQKTLQQEIEKKISFDEEDLEHYYRDHPEKFVLPEQIRIRQILLGVLPSASTEDWENTQQTAMKLIQKINEGEDFEALAQVYSDDGQTRDKGGDLGWVHRGQMSLREVEEIAYRLKVGETSDPIRTLYGYFIIRVEEVMPQRQLQYLEINKGLLKEELKRSAIERRKEKWLKGLQEKTEIKLFIPQ; this is encoded by the coding sequence GTGGGAAAAGCCATAGGGATTTTAATCCTGTTTTTCCCATTGTTTTTTTCCTGTCATGTGTTAACAGAAAAAAAAAGATCTCAAGGGGAGGTACTAGGAAATGGTTCACATCAAGATCAGGAACAAATAATGGCTACCGTAGATGGCGTTTCCATCACTTCCCAACATGTGAAGGGGATGGAGCGGGAACTTCTTCCTCAATTTTCCGGTCACCAACATCTCTCCGATGAAAGAATGGGAGCGGTAAAAAAAAGGGCCCTGGTCGATTTAATTCAAAAAGAATTGATTTTCCAAGAAGGCAAACGTTTGGGGATTAAGGTTTCATTAGAGGAGATTTCCCATGAGGTTTCAAAAATTGAAAACCGGTTTCCCTCCGCCAAGGCTTTTGATGAACGCTTGGTTTTAGAAAATTTAACCGAAAATGAAATCCACAGAGGGGTTGAGCGTTTTTTATTAATACAAAAAACCCTTCAACAGGAAATTGAAAAGAAAATTTCCTTTGATGAAGAGGATTTGGAGCACTATTACCGGGATCATCCGGAGAAGTTTGTGTTACCCGAACAGATTAGGATCCGGCAGATTTTGTTAGGTGTTCTACCGTCAGCTTCCACCGAGGATTGGGAAAATACTCAACAGACTGCGATGAAACTCATTCAGAAAATCAATGAAGGTGAAGACTTTGAGGCCCTTGCTCAGGTTTATTCTGATGATGGGCAGACCCGGGATAAAGGAGGAGACCTTGGATGGGTACACCGGGGCCAAATGAGCTTAAGGGAGGTGGAAGAAATTGCGTATCGGTTAAAGGTGGGGGAAACCAGCGATCCGATTCGGACTTTATACGGCTACTTTATTATCCGGGTAGAAGAAGTAATGCCTCAGCGTCAGCTTCAATATTTGGAAATTAACAAAGGTTTACTTAAAGAAGAACTTAAGCGTTCGGCCATAGAAAGGCGAAAGGAGAAATGGTTGAAGGGGCTACAAGAGAAAACAGAGATTAAATTATTCATTCCTCAA